In Anaerolineales bacterium, one DNA window encodes the following:
- a CDS encoding NBR1-Ig-like domain-containing protein — protein sequence MKKDAIRRSLIGLVLLGSMLLNACGSGDEIATPAMQSEQIQTLAVATFSAGLTQTALAMPTDTPSATPTATNTLGPTNTLSASPTQGGDTLPTASCYRLAFVSDVTVPDNTTMTPGEIFTKTWRVRNSGSCNWEIGFKFKPTYGDAMGGAALTLDKTVPPGEETDLSIVMTAPSDAGSYQGNWRMTTTNGTFFGDEVYVLIIVGEGNTSTPTPTGTQLPASETPTSTATPTETTAP from the coding sequence TTGAAAAAGGACGCTATCCGTCGCTCACTGATCGGTCTGGTTTTGCTGGGCAGCATGCTGTTAAACGCTTGTGGTTCCGGCGATGAGATTGCCACCCCCGCAATGCAGTCTGAACAAATTCAAACGCTGGCCGTGGCCACCTTCTCCGCCGGCCTGACGCAGACGGCGTTGGCGATGCCTACCGACACACCTTCTGCAACGCCCACAGCTACAAATACACTCGGACCCACGAATACGCTTTCGGCATCTCCGACGCAGGGCGGAGATACGCTTCCTACGGCGTCTTGCTACCGCTTGGCATTCGTATCGGACGTCACCGTGCCCGACAACACGACCATGACCCCGGGAGAAATTTTCACCAAGACCTGGCGCGTGCGCAATTCAGGCTCCTGCAATTGGGAAATCGGGTTTAAATTCAAACCCACCTACGGTGACGCGATGGGAGGCGCTGCGCTCACGTTGGACAAGACCGTTCCCCCCGGCGAAGAGACCGACCTCTCCATCGTGATGACGGCCCCGAGCGACGCCGGAAGCTATCAGGGAAATTGGAGAATGACCACCACGAACGGAACGTTCTTCGGCGACGAAGTGTATGTACTCATCATCGTCGGCGAGGGCAATACATCGACTCCGACTCCGACAGGAACCCAGCTCCCCGCATCGGAAACACCCACCTCGACGGCCACGCCGACGGAGACTACGGCACCCTGA
- a CDS encoding VOC family protein, with protein sequence MNEALLKDKPITQIGLVVDDIEKAALAWAGALGVAKPEIIITAPVEVARTEYKGESSTARAKLTFFQIGPIMLELIEPVEGKSTWKDHLDEHGPSLHHIAFEVDDIDGILTDLGGHEMTLVQRGEFEGGRYAYLDGQAQFGAVIELLEND encoded by the coding sequence ATGAACGAGGCTTTGCTAAAGGACAAGCCGATAACCCAAATCGGACTCGTGGTCGACGACATCGAAAAGGCGGCGCTGGCGTGGGCCGGCGCACTCGGTGTGGCGAAGCCCGAGATCATCATCACCGCTCCAGTAGAAGTGGCGCGAACCGAGTACAAAGGAGAATCATCGACGGCCCGCGCCAAACTGACTTTCTTCCAAATCGGTCCCATCATGTTGGAGTTGATCGAGCCCGTCGAGGGAAAGAGCACCTGGAAGGACCATCTCGACGAACACGGGCCAAGCCTGCACCACATCGCCTTCGAGGTGGATGACATCGATGGGATTTTAACCGACCTCGGCGGTCATGAAATGACTCTCGTGCAGCGCGGCGAATTCGAAGGGGGGCGATACGCGTACCTGGACGGGCAAGCGCAATTCGGTGCAGTCATCGAACTATTGGAGAATGATTGA
- a CDS encoding GNAT family protein encodes MSKALSDNSGKVETERLLLRAYQAGDGAMLYAAGLRNQDHLSEFESGNVLMSLKDEKHAEAVVRELGEKWAACECFFIGLFEKTTNEWVGQVYVGPTDWELPEFTLGYVADVHHEGKGYISEAVRRVLKMLFEDLDAHRVCSGCDENNLRSVNVLERCGFRREAHLRENKRNTDGSYHGDYLYAMLRQEYFPR; translated from the coding sequence GTGAGCAAAGCTTTATCTGATAATTCCGGGAAAGTTGAAACAGAAAGACTGCTGCTGCGTGCCTATCAGGCGGGAGATGGCGCCATGCTGTACGCTGCCGGCTTGCGCAATCAGGATCATCTGTCCGAGTTCGAATCGGGCAACGTTTTGATGTCCCTGAAAGATGAGAAACATGCGGAGGCAGTCGTCAGAGAATTGGGGGAGAAATGGGCGGCGTGTGAATGTTTCTTCATCGGGTTGTTTGAGAAAACGACAAACGAGTGGGTCGGACAGGTGTACGTCGGACCGACCGATTGGGAACTGCCGGAATTCACGCTTGGATATGTCGCCGACGTGCATCACGAGGGGAAAGGATACATCTCCGAAGCGGTCCGCCGCGTTCTAAAGATGCTGTTCGAGGATTTGGACGCACACCGGGTGTGCAGCGGATGTGACGAAAACAACCTGCGCAGTGTTAACGTGTTAGAACGCTGTGGTTTCAGGCGAGAGGCGCATTTGCGGGAGAACAAGCGGAACACCGACGGGAGCTATCACGGAGATTACCTGTATGCGATGCTGCGCCAGGAGTATTTTCCGCGTTGA
- a CDS encoding Gfo/Idh/MocA family oxidoreductase, with product MSTSMFRWGVIGPGNIAHNFAKALDVIDGGQLFAVASRSSGRAAEFAQEYGAPKSYASYEALVEDDDVDGIYIATPHPFHHDQTMLCLEAGKPVLCEKPLTVNARDAKHLIDTAKSRNVFLMEALWTRYLPIYTQIRRWLDEKQIGELKLLDSIFCFRAPDDPKHRTWNHELAGGALLDIGVYNIAVSQWVFSGNPQSFSTRSILSETDVDALTAATMVYPDERISQFTCSFLVDGVNDFVIYGTEGRIRIHPNFWCATEATLIRGEHRDTLHESFRATGFEYEIEEAMRCIRTGLLESPGMTHADTLANIELMDAIRAEVGLKYSFE from the coding sequence ATGTCCACATCAATGTTTCGTTGGGGCGTGATTGGACCGGGAAACATCGCCCACAATTTTGCCAAAGCTTTGGACGTAATCGACGGCGGACAACTCTTTGCCGTAGCCAGTCGTAGTTCAGGCCGCGCTGCAGAATTCGCACAGGAATACGGAGCGCCGAAAAGCTATGCGTCCTACGAAGCCCTGGTCGAGGACGACGACGTAGATGGCATCTACATCGCCACACCGCACCCCTTTCACCACGACCAAACCATGCTGTGCCTGGAAGCCGGCAAGCCCGTGCTGTGCGAGAAGCCGCTGACGGTCAACGCCCGTGACGCAAAGCATCTCATCGATACCGCGAAATCCCGCAATGTGTTCCTCATGGAAGCGCTATGGACGCGCTACCTTCCAATCTACACCCAGATACGGCGCTGGTTGGACGAAAAACAGATCGGAGAATTGAAGCTGCTCGATTCCATCTTCTGTTTTCGTGCACCGGACGATCCCAAACACCGCACCTGGAATCACGAATTGGCGGGCGGGGCATTACTGGACATCGGCGTATACAACATCGCAGTCTCGCAATGGGTGTTCAGCGGCAATCCCCAATCGTTCAGTACCCGCAGCATCCTTTCCGAAACCGACGTCGATGCGCTGACCGCAGCCACGATGGTCTATCCTGACGAACGAATCTCACAGTTCACTTGCAGCTTTCTCGTGGACGGCGTCAACGACTTTGTGATTTACGGAACTGAAGGACGAATCCGCATCCATCCCAACTTCTGGTGCGCCACTGAAGCCACGCTGATCCGGGGAGAACATCGGGACACCTTACACGAGTCGTTTCGAGCCACAGGCTTCGAGTACGAGATCGAAGAAGCGATGCGCTGCATTCGTACCGGACTGCTGGAGAGCCCCGGTATGACGCACGCAGATACTCTGGCAAATATAGAATTGATGGACGCCATTCGCGCCGAAGTCGGCTTGAAGTACAGTTTCGAGTAG